The Megasphaera stantonii genome includes a window with the following:
- the aroE gene encoding shikimate dehydrogenase → METRISGHTRLFALIGSPVGHSGSPAMYNYSFARLGIDAAYLAFDIPVDKVGEGVAALKMLNVGGFNVTMPCKREVLNYVDEITPAAKLIGASNTVVITEEGKLVAYNTDGIGFVKNLQEHGVGVQGKKIVLLGAGGAATAIAVQTALDGAADLKIFNIKDEFYANAEDIAAKLSEAVPACHVEVDDLANAEALKTAIADADILVNATKMGMKPLDDDSLIHPEYLRPDLVVADTVYNPRETILIKEAQKAGCKAAIGGIGMLLWQGVAAFKLYTGQDMPYKEVEEKFFAE, encoded by the coding sequence ATGGAAACAAGAATTTCTGGACATACTCGTTTATTTGCATTGATCGGTTCTCCTGTAGGGCATTCCGGCTCGCCGGCTATGTACAATTATTCCTTCGCACGTCTGGGTATTGATGCGGCATACCTGGCCTTTGATATTCCCGTCGATAAGGTCGGCGAAGGCGTTGCTGCTCTCAAAATGCTGAACGTCGGCGGTTTTAACGTCACCATGCCCTGCAAGCGGGAAGTGCTGAATTATGTTGACGAAATCACGCCGGCTGCGAAATTGATTGGAGCCAGCAATACTGTCGTCATTACAGAAGAAGGCAAGCTCGTTGCTTATAATACGGACGGTATCGGATTTGTCAAAAATCTGCAGGAACACGGCGTCGGCGTACAGGGGAAAAAAATTGTCTTATTGGGTGCCGGCGGTGCTGCGACGGCTATTGCCGTACAGACAGCATTGGATGGAGCTGCTGATTTGAAGATTTTTAATATTAAAGATGAATTTTATGCCAATGCCGAAGATATTGCCGCTAAGTTGAGTGAAGCCGTACCGGCCTGCCATGTCGAAGTCGATGATTTGGCCAATGCTGAAGCTTTGAAGACTGCCATTGCAGATGCGGATATTCTCGTCAATGCGACGAAAATGGGCATGAAGCCCCTCGATGATGACAGCTTGATTCATCCTGAGTATCTCCGTCCCGATTTGGTTGTAGCCGATACGGTATACAATCCTCGAGAAACTATCTTAATCAAAGAAGCACAGAAGGCAGGATGTAAAGCTGCTATCGGCGGTATCGGCATGCTGCTGTGGCAGGGCGTGGCGGCGTTTAAATTGTATACGGGCCAGGATATGCCTTACAAAGAAGTAGAAGAAAAATTTTTTGCTGAATAA
- a CDS encoding sugar phosphate isomerase/epimerase family protein: protein MSKKFPITISSWSLGDQCTFEERVRAAKEAGFEGIGLRAETYVDALAEGLHDEDILAILKKYDMKVTEVEYIVQWAENHRSYEQKYKEQICFHMCELFGVQHINCGLMENYSVEHTAQKLKELCQRAGKWVIGVEPMPYSGLPDVKKAWDVVKLSGCDNAKLILDTWHWVRANQSYDPSILADVPADKVVSIQINDVLARPYAAAILRDESMHDRVAPGTGYGDTAGFVKMIKDKGIKPAVIGVEVISDDILAKGVAETAVHDYDHTKTVLESVWPEALQ, encoded by the coding sequence ATGTCAAAAAAATTCCCTATTACGATTAGTTCCTGGTCATTAGGAGACCAATGCACCTTTGAAGAACGCGTGCGCGCTGCCAAAGAAGCCGGCTTTGAAGGAATCGGCCTTCGTGCTGAAACGTATGTCGACGCGTTAGCTGAAGGGCTTCACGATGAAGATATTTTGGCAATTTTGAAAAAATATGATATGAAAGTCACGGAAGTAGAATACATTGTACAATGGGCCGAAAATCATCGTTCGTATGAGCAGAAGTATAAAGAACAAATTTGCTTCCACATGTGCGAATTGTTCGGCGTACAGCATATCAACTGCGGTCTTATGGAGAATTATTCTGTGGAGCATACAGCGCAGAAATTGAAAGAATTATGCCAGCGTGCCGGCAAATGGGTCATCGGTGTAGAACCTATGCCGTACAGCGGTCTTCCCGATGTCAAAAAAGCTTGGGATGTAGTAAAACTGTCTGGTTGTGATAATGCCAAGCTTATCCTTGATACATGGCACTGGGTACGGGCTAACCAGTCGTATGATCCGTCTATCCTTGCCGATGTACCTGCTGATAAGGTCGTGTCCATTCAGATTAATGATGTCCTGGCCCGTCCATATGCAGCGGCTATTCTTCGCGATGAGTCCATGCATGACCGCGTAGCGCCCGGCACGGGATATGGCGACACGGCAGGTTTTGTCAAGATGATCAAGGATAAGGGCATTAAACCGGCCGTCATCGGCGTTGAAGTCATCAGCGATGATATTTTAGCAAAAGGCGTTGCCGAAACGGCTGTTCATGATTATGACCATACAAAAACCGTATTGGAATCGGTTTGGCCTGAAGCTCTCCAATAA
- a CDS encoding LysR family transcriptional regulator, whose amino-acid sequence MNLSQLRYFVKLAHEKHYTKAAEQLCITQPSLSHAISTLEKELGVQLFEKKSRNTELTCCGRQFLTVAENTLNVLDNGIQMLSRVAKGEGLIRVGFLRTLGIEYIPDIISHYRAAHPSDNVEFTFEVDLSPQLLQDLLAHKLDVVFASKPAADTAFHCTAIEKQDLVLIVPKNHPLAGHSTIDLKDTADYPYIVFNKKSGLRLIVDTMLEKAGVTPRIAYEISEDEVIGGMVAKNFGIAVVPFMNLLLQLDVKILPISHPQYERKFYMITNKQIYLPPVVQHFCDFVIAHSKID is encoded by the coding sequence ATGAATTTATCGCAACTTAGATACTTCGTAAAATTGGCCCACGAAAAGCATTATACAAAAGCAGCCGAGCAGCTCTGCATTACTCAACCCAGCCTGAGCCATGCTATTTCAACGCTGGAAAAAGAATTGGGAGTACAGCTATTTGAAAAGAAAAGCCGCAACACCGAGCTGACCTGCTGCGGCCGGCAATTTTTGACCGTTGCCGAGAATACGCTTAACGTACTGGATAACGGCATCCAAATGCTGTCCCGTGTCGCCAAAGGAGAGGGGCTGATTCGCGTCGGCTTTCTGAGAACGCTCGGCATTGAATACATTCCCGATATCATTTCCCACTATCGTGCGGCCCACCCGTCAGATAATGTCGAATTCACCTTTGAAGTCGACTTATCTCCGCAGCTGCTGCAGGATCTGCTGGCCCATAAACTCGATGTCGTCTTCGCCTCCAAGCCGGCAGCCGACACAGCATTTCACTGCACGGCTATCGAAAAGCAGGACCTCGTCCTCATCGTCCCTAAAAACCATCCTTTAGCCGGCCATTCTACCATCGACCTGAAAGACACGGCTGACTATCCGTACATTGTCTTCAATAAAAAATCAGGGCTGCGCCTCATCGTCGATACGATGCTGGAAAAAGCCGGCGTCACGCCCCGCATTGCCTATGAAATATCGGAAGATGAAGTCATCGGCGGCATGGTCGCTAAAAACTTTGGAATTGCCGTCGTTCCCTTTATGAATCTGCTCCTGCAGCTCGACGTAAAAATCCTGCCTATTTCCCATCCGCAGTATGAGCGCAAATTCTACATGATAACAAATAAGCAAATTTACCTGCCTCCTGTCGTTCAGCACTTTTGCGATTTTGTCATAGCGCACAGCAAAATTGACTAA
- a CDS encoding shikimate kinase, which translates to MKNDKNIVIIGMPGSGKTTFGKALASRLGREFIDADDFVVALEGKTIPDMFAISEDYFRDAETRAAEALAAKRGLVIACGGGVIKRPVNIQIFKQSGVVVFIDRSPDDIVTDVDVASRPLLKEGKQKVYDLYDERIALYRNAADYTIANDKELSFVLNELEELIKAI; encoded by the coding sequence ATGAAAAATGATAAAAACATCGTTATCATCGGCATGCCCGGCAGCGGCAAGACAACCTTCGGAAAAGCCTTGGCAAGCCGGCTGGGACGGGAATTCATCGACGCCGACGATTTTGTCGTTGCGCTGGAAGGAAAGACCATTCCGGATATGTTTGCTATCAGCGAGGACTACTTCCGCGACGCTGAGACGAGAGCCGCTGAAGCCTTGGCTGCAAAGCGCGGTCTGGTTATTGCCTGCGGCGGCGGCGTCATTAAGCGTCCTGTAAATATACAGATATTTAAGCAGTCGGGAGTCGTAGTTTTTATCGACCGCTCGCCAGACGACATCGTCACCGACGTCGATGTAGCCAGCCGTCCGCTTCTCAAAGAGGGGAAGCAGAAGGTTTATGATTTGTACGATGAACGCATTGCTTTATACCGCAATGCGGCTGACTATACTATTGCAAATGATAAAGAACTTTCTTTTGTATTGAATGAGTTAGAAGAGCTGATAAAGGCAATATAA
- the aroE gene encoding shikimate dehydrogenase, whose product MKLGLIGEKLGHSQSPAIHRLIFKALGIDGDYDLIEVERGEVAKALQDLKRRGYTGVNVTIPYKRDVMPCLDDIAREAHVIGAVNTIYMTSQGDFGYNTDYHGFGRSLDHAGIDVQGKKCVVLGTGGAARAILKCLADKEAASLTIVSRRIQDDTEFETFAAGLHAELISYNELEEHRGDILVNCTPVGMYPNVEESPVPESVVVGYQAVVDLIYNPKTTKLLAWGAKHGAVTLNGMYMLVAQAVGAEEIWQERRIDSAVIEEIAKEMEKQYEK is encoded by the coding sequence ATGAAACTCGGGCTCATTGGTGAGAAGCTGGGACACAGCCAGTCACCGGCGATTCATAGGCTTATTTTCAAAGCCCTTGGCATAGATGGAGACTATGATTTGATTGAAGTAGAACGAGGCGAAGTGGCAAAGGCTCTGCAAGATCTGAAACGGCGCGGCTATACCGGCGTCAACGTGACGATTCCCTATAAACGGGATGTCATGCCGTGTCTGGATGATATTGCCAGGGAAGCCCATGTCATTGGCGCTGTCAATACAATATATATGACCAGCCAGGGCGATTTTGGCTATAATACGGATTATCATGGCTTTGGCCGCTCGCTGGATCATGCCGGCATCGATGTACAGGGAAAAAAATGCGTCGTTCTCGGTACAGGCGGCGCGGCCCGGGCCATCTTGAAGTGCTTGGCTGATAAGGAGGCGGCGTCTCTGACTATCGTATCGCGGAGGATACAAGACGATACGGAATTTGAAACATTTGCGGCAGGGCTGCATGCTGAACTTATTAGTTATAATGAATTGGAAGAACACCGTGGCGATATATTGGTAAACTGTACGCCTGTCGGTATGTATCCGAATGTAGAGGAGTCGCCGGTTCCGGAATCGGTTGTCGTCGGATACCAAGCCGTCGTCGATTTGATTTACAATCCGAAGACGACGAAGCTCCTGGCCTGGGGAGCAAAGCATGGCGCAGTGACGCTGAATGGCATGTATATGCTTGTCGCTCAGGCTGTAGGTGCTGAAGAAATATGGCAGGAACGGCGTATTGATTCAGCTGTCATTGAAGAGATAGCAAAGGAGATGGAAAAGCAATATGAAAAATGA
- the pheA gene encoding prephenate dehydratase, whose protein sequence is MATDEYSIPVGCFGTPGSYSYRAMMGHFDGKPITPTYYGQFADLVQAVADGTVRYGVLPIENSSTGGITEVYDLIHKYDCRIVGERYLKVEHHLLAYGDTKLEDIRTVYSHPQGLAQCRKYLTKHADWTVCPYYSTSQSAQFVQKERRHDIAAIANSTAADMYGLTILERDVNDNPTNFTRFFVIAPHSEESGLADKITLVLTVHHAPGTLYHVLGHFFYNDMNMTHLESRPIEGRPFEYFFHIDVMGSMKDPGVVRTLQALERTCKYFKILGNYPSDKEGIGHETRAHW, encoded by the coding sequence ATGGCGACAGACGAGTATTCCATTCCTGTCGGATGCTTCGGAACTCCCGGTTCATACAGCTATCGGGCGATGATGGGACATTTTGACGGGAAGCCTATAACGCCGACATACTACGGGCAATTCGCTGACTTAGTGCAGGCCGTGGCCGACGGCACGGTGCGCTACGGCGTCCTGCCTATTGAAAACTCCTCTACAGGAGGTATAACGGAAGTATACGATTTGATACACAAGTATGACTGCCGTATTGTAGGCGAACGATATTTGAAGGTAGAGCATCATCTCCTGGCGTATGGAGACACGAAATTAGAAGATATACGGACGGTATATTCCCATCCGCAGGGATTGGCCCAGTGCCGGAAGTATTTGACAAAGCATGCCGACTGGACGGTGTGTCCTTACTACAGCACGTCGCAGAGCGCCCAATTTGTACAGAAGGAACGGCGTCATGATATTGCCGCCATTGCCAACAGTACGGCTGCCGATATGTACGGCCTGACTATTTTAGAGCGCGATGTCAACGACAATCCGACGAATTTTACCCGATTTTTTGTGATAGCCCCCCATTCGGAAGAGTCGGGGCTGGCGGATAAGATTACCCTTGTCCTGACTGTTCATCATGCGCCGGGTACGTTGTATCACGTGTTGGGGCATTTCTTCTACAACGATATGAATATGACCCATCTGGAGTCGCGGCCTATTGAAGGTCGGCCATTTGAATATTTTTTTCACATCGATGTTATGGGCAGCATGAAAGATCCTGGCGTTGTCCGAACCTTGCAGGCTCTGGAAAGAACGTGCAAATATTTTAAAATATTGGGAAACTATCCGTCAGACAAGGAGGGAATTGGCCATGAAACTCGGGCTCATTGGTGA
- the aroC gene encoding chorismate synthase produces MNNTFGRSAALTIFGESHGVSIGAVLDGLPAGEAIDWDAVRTEIARRAPGRNAMSTARSEADAFEVQSGFFNGYTTGTPLCAVIRNGDHRSKDYDQLRHIMRPGHADYSGKIRYGGYNDFRGGGHFSGRLTAPLVFAGAVASQILKRRGVAVGAHILQIGSVRDASFHPLGEDEALFESLKQETLPVLDKTKQSEMEGEIMAAKGDLDSVGGVIECMITGLPAGLGNPFFDSVESALSHMMFSVPAVKGIEFGDGFALASMRGSGANDAFYYDGAAVRTKTNRNGGINGGITNGMPVLFRVAVKPTPSISRLQETIDTDTQENCTLEIKGRHDPCIVQRAVPVVEAAASWAILDVWLSTEKRM; encoded by the coding sequence ATGAACAATACATTCGGGCGGTCCGCCGCCCTGACCATATTCGGCGAATCCCACGGCGTATCTATCGGGGCCGTCCTCGACGGCCTGCCGGCAGGAGAAGCTATCGACTGGGATGCTGTGCGGACGGAAATAGCCCGCCGCGCGCCGGGGCGAAACGCTATGTCGACGGCTCGTTCCGAAGCCGACGCCTTTGAAGTGCAGAGCGGTTTTTTCAACGGCTATACGACGGGGACGCCCCTGTGCGCCGTCATCCGCAACGGCGACCACCGCTCCAAGGACTACGACCAGCTGCGCCATATCATGCGGCCCGGTCATGCCGATTACAGCGGCAAAATCCGTTACGGCGGATATAACGATTTCCGCGGCGGAGGGCATTTTTCCGGCCGCCTGACGGCGCCTCTGGTCTTTGCCGGCGCAGTGGCCTCGCAGATATTGAAGCGGCGCGGCGTCGCCGTCGGCGCGCATATCCTGCAAATCGGCTCGGTCCGCGACGCGTCCTTTCATCCCCTGGGCGAAGACGAAGCGCTGTTTGAATCGCTGAAACAAGAAACTTTGCCCGTATTGGACAAGACGAAGCAATCTGAAATGGAAGGGGAAATCATGGCAGCCAAGGGCGACCTCGACTCGGTAGGCGGCGTCATCGAATGCATGATTACGGGCCTGCCTGCCGGATTGGGAAATCCCTTCTTCGATTCCGTCGAAAGCGCTCTGAGCCATATGATGTTTTCCGTGCCGGCCGTCAAGGGCATCGAATTCGGCGACGGCTTTGCCCTGGCTTCCATGCGCGGCTCCGGGGCCAACGACGCCTTCTATTATGACGGGGCCGCTGTCAGGACGAAGACCAACCGCAACGGCGGCATCAACGGCGGCATTACCAACGGCATGCCCGTCCTGTTCCGCGTCGCTGTCAAGCCTACGCCGTCCATCAGCCGCCTGCAGGAAACAATAGATACGGATACACAGGAAAACTGCACGCTGGAAATTAAGGGGCGGCACGATCCCTGCATCGTCCAGCGCGCCGTGCCCGTCGTCGAGGCGGCGGCAAGCTGGGCAATATTGGACGTATGGCTTTCTACAGAAAAAAGGATGTGA
- the aroA gene encoding 3-phosphoshikimate 1-carboxyvinyltransferase — translation MNIRITPTRLHGSVVVPSSKSIGHRELICAALAQGESVVENISVSQDIEATCRLLQAFGASIEEIPSAYEGRTAYRVKGGLTKQGEALTVDCGESGSTLRFLIPIGLYSGNTVVYTGRGQLVKRPLEPYYRIFDEHGVSYKPTEGGLPLTVEGCLQPGRYALAGDVSSQFFTGLLVMLPLLDGDSVLESTTPLESLSYVTMTLDCMARHGVDVQWDGGRLFHIPGNQQYMAGTYAVEGDYSQAAFWLAAGTLGHPVECLGLRHSSSQGDEVIVSILQRMGAVIGQTDSIAAHPSQLTGQVIDVEDCPDLVPILAVAASCGQGTTHIIHGARVRLKECDRLHAIATELNKIGGCVEEEPDGLIICGVGALTGGRVSGWNDHRIAMALAIASQRCSGELVIEGAECVRKSYPDFWQDFAKLGGIYRVEE, via the coding sequence ATGAATATACGTATTACGCCGACGCGTCTTCACGGTTCTGTCGTCGTCCCGTCGTCGAAAAGTATTGGACATCGCGAGCTCATATGTGCCGCCTTGGCTCAGGGAGAGAGCGTCGTAGAAAATATTTCCGTCTCGCAGGATATTGAGGCGACGTGCCGGCTGCTGCAGGCCTTCGGCGCTTCGATTGAAGAAATCCCGTCGGCCTACGAAGGGCGGACGGCGTATCGCGTCAAAGGCGGGCTGACGAAACAAGGGGAGGCGCTGACTGTTGATTGCGGCGAATCTGGCTCCACCCTGCGCTTTTTGATTCCCATCGGCTTATACAGCGGCAATACCGTCGTCTATACGGGACGGGGCCAGCTTGTCAAACGGCCCTTGGAGCCGTACTACCGCATATTCGACGAACACGGTGTGTCTTACAAGCCGACGGAAGGCGGTCTTCCCCTGACGGTGGAAGGCTGTCTTCAACCAGGACGATACGCCCTGGCCGGCGACGTAAGCTCCCAGTTTTTTACAGGCCTGCTGGTTATGCTTCCCCTTTTGGACGGAGACTCGGTGCTGGAGAGTACGACGCCCTTGGAATCGCTGAGTTATGTTACCATGACATTGGACTGCATGGCCCGTCACGGCGTTGACGTTCAATGGGATGGAGGCCGCCTGTTTCATATTCCTGGAAATCAGCAGTATATGGCCGGGACATACGCCGTCGAAGGCGATTATTCGCAGGCGGCGTTTTGGCTTGCAGCCGGGACGCTGGGACACCCTGTGGAATGCTTGGGCCTGCGCCATTCGTCGTCTCAGGGCGACGAAGTCATCGTCTCCATTTTGCAGCGCATGGGCGCTGTCATAGGGCAGACGGATTCTATCGCGGCGCATCCGTCGCAGTTGACGGGTCAGGTCATCGACGTGGAAGATTGTCCCGATTTAGTGCCGATTTTGGCTGTGGCTGCCTCCTGCGGGCAGGGGACGACGCATATTATCCATGGAGCCCGCGTGCGGCTGAAAGAGTGTGACCGCCTTCACGCCATTGCGACGGAGCTCAATAAAATTGGCGGCTGCGTAGAAGAAGAGCCGGACGGCCTCATCATTTGCGGTGTAGGAGCCCTTACCGGCGGCCGGGTCAGCGGCTGGAACGACCACCGCATCGCCATGGCCCTGGCCATTGCGTCGCAGCGCTGCAGCGGCGAGCTGGTCATCGAAGGCGCCGAATGCGTGCGCAAATCCTATCCTGATTTCTGGCAGGATTTTGCCAAGCTCGGCGGGATATACAGAGTGGAGGAATAA
- the aroB gene encoding 3-dehydroquinate synthase: protein MKSIHIDLGKDSYDIHIENGLLDRAGEYVRNLTKSQTLAVISDTTVDGLYGDRLEQALRKEHYNVRRIVFPAGEKYKCAETLLQLYQELSDAGITRSDYIITFGGGVVGDLGGFAAATFLRGVPFIQIPTTIIAQVDSSVGGKVGIDLPSGKNQAGSFYQPKGVLIDPELLRTLPLRFIHDGMGEVIKYGCIHDEELFALLEALDDETISGHWEDIIGRCCEAKGRIVERDVLDLGERMLLNFGHTIGHAIERCYGYGYYTHGEGVAAGMAMLTGVTEHMGLTEAGTTERLCKVLRRYGLPTDVQASADDLLRYIGNDKKKRGNRMTLIILKAIGQSELLPVMADELPKYIRKGE, encoded by the coding sequence ATGAAAAGCATACACATTGATTTAGGAAAAGATTCCTACGATATTCATATCGAAAACGGCCTGCTGGACCGGGCCGGGGAGTACGTCCGCAATTTGACGAAATCGCAGACCCTCGCCGTCATCAGCGACACGACGGTCGACGGCTTGTACGGCGACCGGCTGGAACAGGCCCTGCGCAAGGAGCATTACAACGTGCGCCGCATCGTCTTTCCCGCCGGGGAAAAATATAAATGCGCCGAGACCCTCCTGCAGCTGTACCAGGAATTATCCGACGCGGGCATTACGCGCAGCGACTATATCATCACCTTCGGCGGCGGCGTCGTCGGCGACCTGGGCGGCTTTGCCGCGGCTACATTCCTGCGGGGCGTGCCCTTTATCCAGATTCCGACGACGATTATCGCCCAGGTAGACAGCAGCGTCGGCGGCAAGGTCGGCATCGACCTGCCCAGCGGTAAAAACCAGGCCGGCAGCTTCTACCAGCCCAAAGGCGTCCTCATCGACCCGGAACTGCTCCGGACGCTGCCCCTGCGGTTTATCCACGACGGTATGGGCGAAGTGATCAAATACGGCTGTATTCACGACGAAGAGCTGTTCGCTTTGCTGGAAGCCTTAGACGACGAGACGATATCCGGTCATTGGGAAGATATCATCGGCCGCTGCTGTGAGGCCAAAGGGCGCATTGTTGAACGAGATGTGCTGGATTTGGGCGAACGGATGCTTTTGAATTTCGGTCATACGATCGGTCACGCTATCGAGCGGTGCTATGGCTACGGCTATTATACACATGGCGAAGGCGTTGCCGCCGGCATGGCTATGCTGACCGGCGTGACGGAACACATGGGCTTGACGGAAGCGGGAACGACTGAACGGCTCTGCAAGGTGCTGCGCCGCTATGGCCTGCCGACAGACGTGCAGGCTTCGGCAGATGATTTGCTCCGTTATATCGGCAACGACAAAAAGAAACGGGGCAACCGCATGACGCTGATTATCCTTAAAGCTATCGGCCAAAGTGAGCTTCTTCCGGTAATGGCCGACGAACTGCCGAAATATATACGCAAGGGAGAGTAG
- a CDS encoding prephenate dehydrogenase: MMEQGDCNFATEQTIGIIGLGLIGGSYAKGLRRLGTAKLIAVDVDEEALQAALADGVIDEGHQAGGEFLAQADMLIFCMAADAMLEFIRGNAAHFKDGAILTDVTGIKGDMARTIEGMLPAGVDFISGHPMAGREGKGYGMAQAEIFDGANYIIVPSPANKAEHIGKVRAMAYALGCAHVVTVSPEEHDKLIAYTSSLPHVLATALVNSEAMSPMTKFFVAGSFRDGTRVADINAPLWTKLFLSNKENLLYEIDRFGDALQTFADMLRREDTPAITQYLQQAAMRRRELVHEKHTH, encoded by the coding sequence ATGATGGAACAGGGAGACTGCAATTTTGCAACGGAACAGACAATCGGAATTATCGGCTTAGGCCTCATCGGCGGCTCCTACGCTAAAGGGCTGCGCCGTTTGGGCACGGCGAAGCTCATCGCCGTCGACGTTGACGAAGAGGCGCTGCAGGCGGCCCTCGCCGACGGCGTGATCGACGAAGGCCATCAGGCCGGCGGGGAATTCCTGGCCCAGGCCGACATGCTCATCTTCTGCATGGCCGCCGACGCCATGCTGGAGTTTATCCGCGGCAACGCCGCCCATTTCAAGGACGGCGCAATCCTGACGGACGTGACGGGCATCAAGGGCGACATGGCCCGGACCATCGAAGGGATGTTGCCGGCAGGCGTCGATTTCATATCGGGACATCCCATGGCCGGCCGGGAAGGCAAGGGCTACGGCATGGCGCAGGCGGAAATCTTTGACGGCGCGAATTACATCATCGTGCCGAGCCCGGCCAATAAGGCGGAGCACATCGGCAAGGTGCGGGCGATGGCCTACGCCTTAGGCTGCGCCCACGTCGTCACCGTGTCGCCGGAGGAGCACGACAAGCTCATCGCCTACACGAGCAGCCTGCCTCACGTGCTGGCTACGGCCTTGGTCAACAGCGAGGCCATGAGCCCGATGACCAAATTTTTCGTGGCCGGCAGCTTCCGCGACGGCACGCGGGTCGCCGATATCAACGCGCCGCTGTGGACAAAATTGTTTTTATCCAATAAAGAAAATCTCTTGTACGAAATCGACCGCTTCGGCGACGCCCTGCAGACCTTTGCCGACATGCTCCGCCGGGAAGACACGCCGGCCATTACGCAGTATTTGCAGCAAGCCGCCATGCGGAGAAGGGAACTAGTTCATGAAAAGCATACACATTGA
- the aroF gene encoding 3-deoxy-7-phosphoheptulonate synthase: MIIVLKQHAPQEFVDMLMSSIKAKGVQIDVSKGARKTILGLVGNTSVIDREQIAGYEYVDKVIRVEEPYKRASRTFHPADTVIDVGGVQIGGKKLAVIAGPCSVETPEQIEGVAQAIKAAGATMLRGGAFKPRTSPYSFQGLQDKGLDMLCQAGKKAHLPVVTEIMSADKIDLFLKDDVDIIQIGARNMQNFELLKAVGKTRKPVLLKRGLSATIEEWLMSAEYIMAGGNRNVILCERGIRTFETYTRNTLDLSAVLAVKHKSHLPIVVDPSHATGKRWMVEALSKAAIAAGADGVMIEVHNNPDKALCDGAQSITPDMFARLMDSLRQLAPIVGREL; the protein is encoded by the coding sequence ATGATTATCGTATTGAAACAACATGCTCCGCAGGAATTCGTCGATATGCTGATGAGTTCCATCAAGGCCAAAGGCGTTCAGATCGACGTCAGCAAGGGGGCGCGCAAAACCATATTGGGATTAGTCGGCAATACGTCGGTTATCGATAGAGAGCAAATTGCAGGATATGAATACGTAGACAAGGTCATCCGCGTAGAAGAGCCGTACAAGCGGGCCAGCCGTACCTTCCATCCGGCCGATACGGTCATCGACGTCGGCGGTGTACAGATTGGCGGGAAGAAGCTGGCCGTCATCGCCGGCCCCTGCTCCGTAGAAACGCCGGAGCAGATCGAAGGCGTAGCCCAAGCCATCAAGGCCGCCGGCGCGACGATGCTGCGCGGCGGCGCTTTCAAGCCCCGCACGTCGCCCTACTCGTTCCAGGGCCTCCAGGACAAGGGGCTGGACATGCTCTGCCAGGCAGGGAAGAAAGCCCATCTGCCCGTCGTTACGGAAATCATGTCGGCCGATAAAATCGACTTATTCTTGAAAGACGACGTCGACATCATTCAGATCGGCGCCCGCAACATGCAGAACTTCGAGCTGCTCAAGGCCGTCGGCAAGACGCGCAAGCCCGTCCTGCTCAAGCGCGGCCTCAGCGCGACTATCGAAGAATGGCTCATGTCGGCGGAATACATCATGGCCGGCGGCAACCGCAACGTCATCCTCTGCGAACGGGGCATCCGCACCTTTGAAACGTACACCCGCAACACGCTGGACCTCAGCGCCGTGCTGGCCGTCAAGCATAAGAGCCACCTGCCTATCGTCGTAGACCCGAGCCACGCGACGGGCAAGCGGTGGATGGTAGAAGCGCTGTCCAAGGCGGCCATCGCTGCCGGAGCGGACGGCGTCATGATAGAAGTACATAATAATCCGGACAAGGCCTTGTGCGACGGGGCCCAGTCCATTACGCCGGATATGTTTGCCCGGCTCATGGATTCGCTGCGCCAGCTGGCGCCTATCGTAGGCCGGGAATTATAA